One genomic window of Stigmatopora nigra isolate UIUO_SnigA chromosome 13, RoL_Snig_1.1, whole genome shotgun sequence includes the following:
- the LOC144206488 gene encoding NPC intracellular cholesterol transporter 2-like isoform X1 codes for MDVSSLFTLTHDCVRLTLSSSSWICWVEASLKGRLLRVEMSCGLIVEGEGIMNFPAGFVLLCLLGFAWADPVKYIDCGSSSGKVTIVDITPCPTQPCQLHKGQSYSVNVTFSSAVQSQTSKAVVHGVIAGVPVPFPIPVADGCKCGIQCPINKLQGYHYVNLLPVKTEYPAIKLVVEWELRDDSNQDLFCIKFPVQIV; via the exons atggatGTGTCATCTCTGTTCACCTTGACGCATGACTGCGTGAGGTTAACCTTGTCATCATCGTCTTGGATTTGCTGGGTGGAGGCGTCGCTGAAGGGTCGATTATTAAGAGTGGAAATGAGCTGCGGACTG attgTTGAAGGGGAAGGAATCATGAATTTTCCAGCTGGCTTCGTTCTGCTTTGTTTACTAGGGTTCGCCTGGGCAGATCCAGTCAAGTACATCGACTGTG GCTCATCTTCCGGCAAGGTGACTATTGTGGACATTACTCCTTGTCCCACTCAGCCTTGCCAGCTGCACAAAGGACAGTCCTACAGTGTCAATGTGACTTTTAGCAGTG CCGTACAGAGCCAGACGAGTAAAGCCGTGGTTCACGGCGTCATCGCCGGCGTTCCCGTCCCCTTCCCGATCCCCGTCGCCGACGGTTGCAAGTGTGGAATCCAGTGCCCCATCAACAAGCTGCAGGGCTATCACTACGTGAACCTGCTTCCCGTCAAGACGGAGTACCCTGCG ATCAAACTGGTGGTGGAGTGGGAACTTAGAGATGATAGCAACCAAGATCTGTTTTGCATTAAGTTCCCTGTGCAGATTGTTTGA
- the LOC144206488 gene encoding NPC intracellular cholesterol transporter 2-like isoform X2: MNFPAGFVLLCLLGFAWADPVKYIDCGSSSGKVTIVDITPCPTQPCQLHKGQSYSVNVTFSSAVQSQTSKAVVHGVIAGVPVPFPIPVADGCKCGIQCPINKLQGYHYVNLLPVKTEYPAIKLVVEWELRDDSNQDLFCIKFPVQIV; this comes from the exons ATGAATTTTCCAGCTGGCTTCGTTCTGCTTTGTTTACTAGGGTTCGCCTGGGCAGATCCAGTCAAGTACATCGACTGTG GCTCATCTTCCGGCAAGGTGACTATTGTGGACATTACTCCTTGTCCCACTCAGCCTTGCCAGCTGCACAAAGGACAGTCCTACAGTGTCAATGTGACTTTTAGCAGTG CCGTACAGAGCCAGACGAGTAAAGCCGTGGTTCACGGCGTCATCGCCGGCGTTCCCGTCCCCTTCCCGATCCCCGTCGCCGACGGTTGCAAGTGTGGAATCCAGTGCCCCATCAACAAGCTGCAGGGCTATCACTACGTGAACCTGCTTCCCGTCAAGACGGAGTACCCTGCG ATCAAACTGGTGGTGGAGTGGGAACTTAGAGATGATAGCAACCAAGATCTGTTTTGCATTAAGTTCCCTGTGCAGATTGTTTGA
- the gskip gene encoding GSK3-beta interaction protein, giving the protein MEVDYQPEDPMSAFEDECIELCDVKDMRLEADAIVNDVLFAVAQMHVSKNLNNSSDVAYINVETRESNQYCLELTEAGLRVVGYTFNEVDEDLTTQYHETVYSLLDTLSPGYREAFGNALLQRLEILQQNGQ; this is encoded by the exons aTGGAAGTGGACTACCAGCCCGAGGACCCCATGTCCGCATTCGAAGACGAATGCATAGAGCTTTGTGACGTCAAAGACATGAGACTGGAGGCAGATGCCATTGTCAACGATGTCCTTTTCGCCGTGGCCCAAATGCACGTGTCCAAAAACCTCAATAATTCATCAGACGTGGCTTATATCAACGTGGAGACGAGAGAGAGCAACCAATATTGTTTGGAGCTCACTGAAGCGGGATTGAGG GTGGTGGGCTACACTTTTAATGAAGTGGACGAAGACCTGACCACTCAGTACCATGAGACAGTTTACTCGCTTCTAGACACACTGAGTCCAGGCTACAGAGAAGCATTTGGGAACGCTTTGCTCCAGCGACTGGAAATTCTCCAGCAAAATGGACAGTAA